From Candidatus Hydrogenedentota bacterium:
CTTACGGGACTGCTGGCATCGTCCAACTGCGGCGGCCCGTTCGGCCTCGCGCTGAAAAAGGCCGGGTATGATGCGCTGGTCGTAACGGGCAAAGCGGACACGCCCGTCTGGATCGAAATCACCGAAGATACCGTGCAATTCCACGATGCCGCCTCCCTTTGGGGCAAGACAACGGGCGAAACACAGGAAACGCTCGGCGAAGATTGCGAGAAGATCGTCATCGGTCCCGCCGGCGAAAACCTCGTTCGTTATGCGGCCGTCTTCAGCGGCGACCGCACGGCCGGGCGCGCGGGCATGGGCGCCGTGATGGGCGCCAAAAACCTCAAGGCGGTCACGGCGCGCGGCAGTAAGGACACGCCCGTCCATGATCGCGAAAAAATGAAGGCCGTTTATCGCGCATGGGTCAAACTGCTCAAGGAACACCCATTGACCGGCGAAGAACTTCCCAAATACGGGACGGGCTTCCTGCTGCGCCTGATGCAAAAACGCAGCCTGCTCGCCACGCGCAATTTCAAGGCCGGCAAGTTCGACCGTTTCGACAATATCTCCGGCCAGACACTGGCCGAAACCCGCCTGATCAAAAACATGGGCTGCCCGACATGTCCGATCCGCTGCAGCCGGCTGGTCGAGGTGGACGGGAAAAAGGTCAAAGGCCCCGAACTCGAAACGCTGGGACTGCTGGGAGCCAACATCGAAAACGGCGATCTTGATGCCATCATTCGCTGGAATGTCCTGTTGGATGAACTCGGCATGGACACGATGACCACGGGCGGCGTCATCGCCTTTGCCATGGAACTGAATGAAAAAGGGCTTTGGAAAACAGGGCTCGAATTTGGGAAAACGGACAATCTGGCGCAGGTCTTCGAAGATATCGCCTACCGGCGCGGGATCGGTGATCTCCTTGCGGAAGGCACGAAACGGCTGGCGGAAAAATTCGGCGGCGCAGAATTCGCCATCCATTCAAAAGGTCTGGAACTGGCCGCCTACGAACCGCGCGCCGCGGCCGGACAAGGACTCGGCTACGCCACCGCGAACCGTGGCGGCTGCCACCTGAACGCGGGCTACATGGTCCTGATGGAAGGTCTCGGCCTTGCCATGGACCCCCATACCACCCGTTCGAAAGCCGCCCTCACCATCATGAACCAGAATCTGCTCGAAGCCGTTTCCGCGTGTGGATGCTGCCTGTTCCCAATGTTTTCGTTCTATCCGGGATGGATCATTTCGCATCCGGATCATGTCGTGACCAAGGCGCTGAACGCGGCGCTGCCCTATCTCGGCGGTGCGTCGAACGCCCTGAACAAACTGCCGGGCAAGATGGCCCCCATCCATCTGCCGGGTCTCCCCCACACCCACGCCCTCAGCGCCGTGACGGGCATGAAGGTTACCGTCGGCGTTCTGAAGGACATCGGCGAACGCGGCTTCAATCTCGAACGGCTTTTCAATGTGCGAATGGGCCTCACCGCGGCGGACGACACGCTGCCCAGACGTCTCACCAACGAACCACAAATAGCGGACAACCCAAAATCCCTCGTGCCTCTGGATGAAATGAAAACGGTTTATTACAAGATTCGGGGCTGGACCAAGGACGGCATTCCCGGCGAAAAGAAAAAGAAACAACTCGGACTTGAATAAATCGTTTGCCGCTATTTCCGTTTCGTTTCGCGGTAGAGCGTGGCGATTTCCGTTTCGGTCAGGGGGACATCGTAGATGCGGATGTCGTCCATCATGCCATGGACGAAATAGGCGTCGTCGTTTGCCCCGTACCGGCCAATCAGCAGGGGCACGTCGCTTGTACGGGGCCGGCCCTGAACGCGCTTGCGTCCGACCATTTCACCGTTCACGTAGATGCGCATTTCGCCAAAGCCATAAGTAGCCGCAAGATGGGCCCATTGGCCCTTCGGCAGCAAACCGGCGTCCAACGTGTCCACGCCCGCAAGATAGAAACGAATCTGCCGGTTGAGAATCTGGAGAAAATAGCCGGATTGCTGCCATGCGCCTTTGCTCAACAGCACGGGCATGCCTTCAAGCCGGTCCAATTTTACCCACAATGCCAGAGTCAACGAATAACTCGGGTTCCATTCGGGTTGCGGCGGCAATTGCGCCCAGCCCTTCCCGCCGAGCACAAGCGCGCTTTCGGCCAGTTGGGTCAAGCCCTTGAGAAACTGGTCGCTGTCGAAACGGAGGTGTAATACGGGCCGGAGAGGTTCACGCGACGCTTCGATGGAAACCTCTTTTGACCACAAACCGGGGCGACCATCCGGCGCGATCGCGGCAATGGCATACACATAGGCGCGCCCCGGGTCAACCTGATCGGAAATCTGCAGATAGTGACCGTAATCGGCATCAACATAAATCTCTTGGACCACCTTGCCGTGCGCATCTCGTTTGAGCACGAGATACCGCGAGGCGTTCGGCTCATCGCTTTGCCAACCCAAGATAACCCGGTTGGCGCGCGGGGTGGCGTCTATGCGTTGGGGCGGCTCCGGCAAGGGCAGATCAGGGACATCCACCCTCACATCGGCTGTCGCCGTTTGGCCGCTTGCGACACTCCTCGCCGCGACACGATAAATGACCGATTTCCCGGAAGGCGGCGATGTGTCCTCGAACCAGCCATCGAAAACGGTGGCCATGCCTTTCCCGTCGCGTGAAACATCATACGCCTCTCCATCGCGCGCTTCCCACTCGATTCGCACGCCGTGTCGTTCGGGCAAGGCCGTCGCGCGCGGGGATACCGGCATAATCGCCGCCGGTTGGGTCGGGGGCGGCGTTTGCGCAAACGCCGGAATGACATTGGCGGTCGCCGTGTTTTTAGGGAAACCCTCCGGCCATGCAAGGCGCGCGGCTTTCGCCCTGACTTCGATTCCGTATTCAAGCGGGCCGTTGCTGTCTTTCGGCAATGCAAAGGCGAACGTGGTTCGCCCCATCCGCTCCAGCGGAATCGCGTCGAAGCGCCGCTTGCCCAATGGCCGGGTCTTGAGCGTGACACGGATTGCGTGGTCCCGTGTTCCCGCAACAACGACACGGTCGGGCAAAACGAGCAGCATCGGTTTGTTTTCAAGCGTTTCCGGCAATTTTTCCAATCCAGCGGATTCGACGCCGGCCCGCTGCAACAAATTCGCCCATGCCTTGGCGTTGATCGTGGCGAGCACGCCCAGTTCGCCCTTGTTGCGGATATGGCGCGCGTACAGGTGCAGCGCCTCGGAAAAACGCGACTCCCGGATGAACTTCGCGATGACTTCGGGATTCTCCGACTCGATGAGCCGGTCGAGAGGACCGTCCGGCAGGAATTGCCGCGCAGCCTCGTCAAAGGCCAGGACGTAATCCACCTGCGCCGCGAGATCTTCCATCGCCGTCAACGGCTTGCCCGATTGCTTCCGTTCAAAGAGCCAATCGAATGCCGGGGGCGCCTCGGGCGACAGCATTCCGTGCAATTCCGTGGCAACCTTTTGCAGGCCGGCGCGTTTTTCGGGCAGACCGGCGCTCCACGAAAACGGCCCGCATTCCATTTGGCCGGATCCGCCAACCCAACGGGGACCCAAGTCCTGAAGCGCGATCAGGCAGGACGCCATCTTCGCGGCCTTTTCCGGACCGAACAAGTCTTTCGCGCGGCGTTCGCAAAATCCTTCCATCGTCAAATCGGGATCCCACGCGAAACGGGCGCAATAGGTGGCGGTTTCCTCCACGCCTCGAGTTCGCCAGTGGATGCCGAGCAACCCCTGACACCCCTTTGCTAGCGCATCGCGGCACGCCGCCGCCGCCGCGCGCAGGTTCGGCTGGGGCATCCATTGATCGCCGTCCCATTCGAACCAGACAATGGGCCAGCGCCCGCGATGGGGAGACAAGCGACCATAGGCTTCGCTGACCGCCGGTGAAAGTTGGATGTCGTCGAGCGCCGAGAAAATGACGTCTTGTGGGAGAACCTTGTCCATTCCAGGATAGAAATCCGAACAGTGCAGCCAGTTATCGCCGCCCCAGCCGCTCATGACCAATTGGATGTCGGGACGAAGCGCCTTGAGGATCTGCCGGGCATGCAGGGCGAACAACGCCAAACGCACGCCTTCCTCGCGGCGTTCCGGCTCCTTCACATCGCCGAAAGCGTCCGCCCAACGATCGGCATGGGATTTCCAAAGCGACCGGGCCTTGGGATTGATGGCGGGGTTGACGCCTTGGGCTTCCGACTGCCATAGCCAGACATAATCGAGCATCGGATAGTCTTTCAGCAGATTCCGAAAACGCGCGTCGAATTGTTTTTGCGTGCCGGGATCGAACGGATCGCCGTTGATCTCGAATCCAAGGCAAACCTTCAACCCGCGTGTTTTAGCATAGGCAAACGCCTGCCGCAGCACCTCCTTGGCCGCATGGATGGCCTGACTGCGATCCGGAATGAACGAACTCGCCGCGCCGAAATACTCGCGGGCGAAATAACGGCCCGTTCCCGCGAAAAACGCATCCGTGGACATGGGCTGCGTTCCCCACGTGGGCTTCGATGTATTGACGAGCGGTTCGCCGCCCGCCGGTTTGCCCTCGAACTCATACGCCGCGTATGGCTCTGAATCATAGGCGTGGAAGCCCGCGAAATTGCACCGCATCTTCGCCAGTTGATCGATATAGGCCTTGTGATCCTCCGGTTCCCATGCCGTGGGACTGTTGAAAAAGTTGTACCACGGCAGCGATCCGCGAACCGCGAACACGGGCGATCGCGACTCATGCGGGCCATTCTTCACGATTTCGTCGAAGGACGGCGCGGTTCGGGGGATGGTATCGCCGCCAAAATAAAAGCCGCAGCCCAGCGACTCGAGAAAACCGTACACGCCATGCTGAACGCCCGCGGGCGTTTCGCCGGTGATCGCCAGCAGCGCCTGTTTGCCGTTCCGAATCGTATGCAGGATGTACCCGTCGTCCCTTGGAACGTCCAAACCGAAGGGCCACGCTTCCGGCAGGCCGGGCAAGCGATCCGCCACCGCCACAACGAATCCCGAAGAATTTCTGTCCGACGGAGACGTCTCCACGACGGGCAACACATCCCTGTGCATCGCAAACCAGTACCGCTGCAATTCCTGGGCCGCCGTCCGCTCGATGGACGATGCGTGCGGGCTTATGAAAATCGCCGGCGCGGCAAACGCATGGAAGGCGAAAAACAGGAGGGACAGAAACAAATAGTGAATGGAACGCATCCGACGGCCTTTCATCTCACGGGGAATTCGACCGGCGCAAGTATAGGCCAAAACGCGCCGCAAACGTCAATACGGATTGCAAACAAGTTTACAAACGCCGTGGTCTTGTGGCCTAAATCGAATCGTCAAACAACGCGCGCGACGCCCTGTTTACGCCGCTTTGCCTGGATGCGGCGCACGGCATCATCGTCAAAAAAGCGGACGCCGCACAACGGACACTTGAAGTGCCGGCGCCGCTTCACGGTCAACCCTTTTTCCAGCCGATAGTTTTCGACTGTCTGGGTCATCCGCAAGGCGCCGCATTCCGGACACGG
This genomic window contains:
- a CDS encoding aldehyde ferredoxin oxidoreductase family protein, with amino-acid sequence MGTQYGGYMGKVLKVDLTRRESGEYPWSDDDRAMYLGGKTMAAKIIYDNVAPGTDGFAPENYLVVSTGPLSGTGAPSSSRFNVSAVSPLTGLLASSNCGGPFGLALKKAGYDALVVTGKADTPVWIEITEDTVQFHDAASLWGKTTGETQETLGEDCEKIVIGPAGENLVRYAAVFSGDRTAGRAGMGAVMGAKNLKAVTARGSKDTPVHDREKMKAVYRAWVKLLKEHPLTGEELPKYGTGFLLRLMQKRSLLATRNFKAGKFDRFDNISGQTLAETRLIKNMGCPTCPIRCSRLVEVDGKKVKGPELETLGLLGANIENGDLDAIIRWNVLLDELGMDTMTTGGVIAFAMELNEKGLWKTGLEFGKTDNLAQVFEDIAYRRGIGDLLAEGTKRLAEKFGGAEFAIHSKGLELAAYEPRAAAGQGLGYATANRGGCHLNAGYMVLMEGLGLAMDPHTTRSKAALTIMNQNLLEAVSACGCCLFPMFSFYPGWIISHPDHVVTKALNAALPYLGGASNALNKLPGKMAPIHLPGLPHTHALSAVTGMKVTVGVLKDIGERGFNLERLFNVRMGLTAADDTLPRRLTNEPQIADNPKSLVPLDEMKTVYYKIRGWTKDGIPGEKKKKQLGLE